TCGTCGCTTTTTTTTAAAGTTTGCGTTAATTTTTCAAAGTCGTCTTCTACCGCTCCTATTACTTCAGGTACGCCTCCGGCATCCGACACTAAAGACTTAAGAACCGTCGTATTTATATCGTATATTTTATTTGTTTTTAACTTTTTGCCCGGCGGCGTTAGTTCGTTTCCTCCGGACAATATTCCTACCAAAGGTTTTTTATAAACGGAAACCGAACTCATTCCTATTCCGGATAGGGCGGCAATATCGCAGAATCTTATTCTATGACCTTTCTCAAAAAGAATTTCTCCAGCCTTAATGTCGTCCCCTATGGGAGATATATACGAACCTTTTTCGAATTTCTTTTTGTAAATCATATATCCGCCTGCATATTCTTCTACGTCTTCTATTAATACCACGCTGTCTGCATTGGGAGGAATAGGAGCGCCCGTAGTTACGAAGGCGGCTTCTCCAGAATTAAGCGGTTTTATTTCTTTTGAATAACCTGCGGTTATTTGGTTTTCTACCCTGAATTTATTTATTTTTTTTTCTAAAAAATCGCTTGATATAACCGCAAAACCGTCAACGGCCGATCTTATAAAAGGAGGAACTTCGTTTTGAGGAATTATATCTTCCGATATTATTCTGCCGAGAGAATCTTCGACGGAAATAATTTCGCCGTCCTTAATTTTTTTAATATTTTCTGCGGTAATATCAAGTAATGTTTTAACCGTTTTTTTATCTTGCATGAAGTTTTTATTTTTTTAAACAATAACGGCCGTCGATAGTTTGACGGCCGTTATTGTTTAACGTTAATTTAAAAATATGGTTCTATGGGATATGTTTTTATTCCTGCTTTTTTAATCGCCTTTAAAGCTTTTTCTTCTTCTTCTAAGCTTACGAATATAGTTGCATGGTAAGGCGTCACGCTTGCGACGTTTCTTCCCACAATATGAACGTTTTCTTTTTTTAATGCTTCTTCAGCCTTGTCGAAGTCTCCGTTTACATAATCGACTCTTATAGGCGCATTATACACGGTTCCAGACTTTAGTATCTCTGCCATAAATAACCTCCTTGTTTTATTTTTAATATTTTTACAAATATAGTCAAATATTTAATTATCCGACTTTAACCTCGTTATCGGTGTCGTTTGCATTAGACGTTCCCATTTGGCTTGGATTAGGAGCGACAAAACCGAATAAATGTTCCGTTAATTTTCTGGCGGTCTTTTCTCTGTCGATAGTCGATATTCTGTTTATATTACCGAACCATAATGCATCGGTCGAACACAAAGTTACGCATGCAGGTAAAAGTCCGACGTCGATTCTGTGTTTGCAGTAATCGCATTTCGTTACCTTTCCGGTCGCTTCGTTAAACTGAGGAGAACCGAAAGGACAAGCGTGTATGCAAGATTTACAGCCTATGCAGGTATTAGGGTCGTTAAATACGATACCGTCTGCTCTTTTCTGCATAGAACCTGTCGGACAGGCTTTTACGCATGCCGCATCGTCGCAGTGAAAACAGTTCATGGGAAGATAAACCGTTTTTAGTTGTCCTTTTTTAATAAAATATGGTCCAACCTGTATAACCCTCATTCTGCGGGGCCCAACGGGAAGATTGTGTTCTTTTTTACAAGATA
Above is a window of Candidatus Acidulodesulfobacterium acidiphilum DNA encoding:
- a CDS encoding molybdopterin molybdenumtransferase MoeA, which codes for MQDKKTVKTLLDITAENIKKIKDGEIISVEDSLGRIISEDIIPQNEVPPFIRSAVDGFAVISSDFLEKKINKFRVENQITAGYSKEIKPLNSGEAAFVTTGAPIPPNADSVVLIEDVEEYAGGYMIYKKKFEKGSYISPIGDDIKAGEILFEKGHRIRFCDIAALSGIGMSSVSVYKKPLVGILSGGNELTPPGKKLKTNKIYDINTTVLKSLVSDAGGVPEVIGAVEDDFEKLTQTLKKSDESSKYDLIVSTGGTGASFLVLENKEIKNFYDLVPSAIEKTGKLLFHGVKLVPGKPTSFGMLNNGTPIFALAGWPYSVLITFDLFVRPVIQRMSNYKDLYKRYPSVKAALKNDIIKEEGIRKYFQVKLTKSGDSLYAEVISAPKPPSAARSLSPMIKADGSFVMEEHITNLKAGTFIDVTLNDYEIEY
- a CDS encoding 4Fe-4S dicluster domain-containing protein, producing MKVNVERCIGCMSCEVSCKKEHNLPVGPRRMRVIQVGPYFIKKGQLKTVYLPMNCFHCDDAACVKACPTGSMQKRADGIVFNDPNTCIGCKSCIHACPFGSPQFNEATGKVTKCDYCKHRIDVGLLPACVTLCSTDALWFGNINRISTIDREKTARKLTEHLFGFVAPNPSQMGTSNANDTDNEVKVG